In Hymenobacter volaticus, the genomic window GGGTCGGGAACGGGCGTGGGCTCTACGCGGGAATAGTGGTAACCGGGCACTTGGCGCGGACGCTTATCGGGGCTACTTCGCCGCGCAATTCCTCCACGAAAGAGTTGTGAAAGGTAACTTGCTCTAGAGGTTCAACGTGTGTGGCCATAACTCGACGGCTAAAAGGGTGCTTGGTGGGAAAGTGAGCAGTTGAGCAATTCAGGTCGCCGCCTGCTCGGCACGGCAAGTTGGCTAACGCTGATTGGGCGCGCATGTTTCCGGTTCTTCATCTTACCTTCATAAAATCAAAAAAGGCCCGGTAGCTATTGCCAAGGCCTTTTTATTATAGCGTTGAGCTTGTCAATCAGTCAAGCTCAACGCTTGAAAACGGTATCTGAAACCGTGGTTATCGAAGCTATCCGCTCTAAGAACACATTCGAACATAGCTCGTCACGCTAAATGGAGCCGCAGTATTCTGTGTGCAAATATTGCAGAGGGCATTGTTCTGCGAAGTACCTAGTAGCGCAGCAGAAGCCTATCACTCGACTTATTACAAGCAGTATGGTCATGCTGAGCGGAGTCGAAGCATCTCGCTAGTGTAGTAACCTCAGTTGGCATCACAACGTCAGCACGCGAGATGCTTCGGCTCCGCTCAGCATGACGAGTACTACTCTAACGTCAGCGCGCGAGGTATTTCGACAAGCTCAGGATGACGGGTAGTGTAGCAATGTTATCTGTGTAACCGCAGCCGCAGATGCATTGGCAAGCGGGAGCCGAATCAAGTGGGCTTATGGCAGCTTCATTTTGTAGAGCCGAAACGGGTATTGCACTCGGTCTTGGCCATTATTCCATTTGGGGGTGCGCTCGATTTGGGCGGCCGTCACGTAGAGGTAGCCGTCGGGGCCGAGGCCGAACGAATCGGGCCAGAGCAGGCGTGGGTCGCGGGCTACGGTTTCGAAACGGCCCGCGGGCGTGACGCGGCGTATAGCGTGGTTGGGCGAATCGGTGAGGTAGACGTTGCCAGCGGCGTCGGCTATCATGCCGTGCGAAATGCCGGTTTCGCCCACTTCCTCTACCCGGGCGGCTACGTCGGCGGGCTTGAGGGTAGCATTGCGCAATACCTCCGTCTCGATGCGGTAGAGCTTGGTTTGGTTGATAGCGCGGTAGTAGAGGTACTTATAATCGGGGGTGAGGGCAATGCCGTTGACGTTGCTGCTGAAAGGCTTGTCGGCTTTGTCGCGCACTTCCTTGCCATCAATGCGCAGCACGAAACCCGGGGCCGCAGCCGTCGATTTGTGGCCTTGGAGTTGGAGGCGGCTCTTGCCGGTGCGCAGGTCCAGCACCACCAGCGCGGCCAGCTTAGGATCGGAAAGGTAGGCAACTTGGTTGCGGGTGTCCACTTGCACATCGTTGAGGCCGGACCGTTCCCGAGGCAAGTCCTCGAACCGATAACTCCGCTCCACTTTGTTGGTGGCCAAGTTGATCTTCAGCAGCTTGATGCCCGCTAGTAACGCTGGTTCATCGGCGGGGTTGGCCGGGTCGAGCACCCACAGCGCGTCAGTTTGGTCGACAAATAAGGCCTGCACGTTCACAAACCGGCTAGTAGCTTGCAATGAGTCCCACTGGTTCCATTCCGCGTTTGGATAAGGCAGTCGCTTGCCGCCTACTATTTCTGCTAGCCCATAGTCGTAATCGGTTTTGCGCTTCGGAAACGTGACGAAAATGCGGCCCCGTTGCGAAAGCGCTAGCCCGATGGGCTGGTGGCGCCCAAATTCGGCTACCTCAACTAGAGGCGTTTCGGTGCTTTGCGCAAAAACCGGTTGACCAATTAAAGCCAGGAGCAGGAAGAAGATGTATTTCACAGAAAACGAAAGTCAACGAATGTGTAAGCACACGGATGCTACTGGAAGCCCGCGTTGCGGCCGGCGCGGAACAACGCAAGCCCGGGCACCCCGAAGCAGGAACTTCGCGCTACATCGTACGCTTGAGTTCGCGCTAGGTTAAGGACGGGTCTGCAACCTTCCGGGCGACGTATGGCTAGAACTAGCAGCCTTACTTCTGCTGTTCATGTACCTTTCGCTCCTTTTATTGCTATTCTTGCTGAGTACCTTCTCCGTAACGGCGCAAAACCCAACGCCGCGGTTTATCACTACGGGCCGCATCGAGATTGTGGCGGCCGGACTTGGCCACACCCAAGACCCGGTATGGGTACCCGAAAGCAGCATGCTGCTTTTCACCGACGCCCCGACCCGCACGATATACCGCTGTTCGGCGGTAAGCGGGTTAAGCAAGTTTCTGGAACACACCGGCTACACGGGCCGCAGGTATGCGTGAAGAGTAGAAACAACCTAAACCGTAGAATGTGTAACCGGCACGTTTCCGAATGGCTCGTATATGCATTGCCGACGCAGTTGCGTTTAGGCTGGAAGCATTAACCAACACCTCGGCATGTAGCCTTTGGTGCCTTCCGCTGGCTGGCTAGACAATAACCTTTCTGCCAGCAGAGAAGTATTTCGCTGTATCCGATGAGCTTGCGTTTGCTGCCCAAGCCCTATTGGCCAGTGCTTAAAGTCGCTCACCTGGTTATGTCTATTGTGTCCTCGTCACCGGATTATCAGCTTGTATTTCGCTCCTTGCCCGGCAACTATTTGCTGTTGAACCCCGATGATACAGTAGTGGAATGTTCGGCTGGTTTTGCTCTGGTAGCGGGACGCCCACCCGCCACGCTGGTTGGTCAGGGGGTTGCGGCAGTCTGGCCAAATGCGCCCGATTTGGTTAAGCCCTTAGCTGATATGCTGGCGCAGGTGCGCCGTACCAGCCAACCGGACTCCATCTTTTTTCCCAGCGCAGGTCCCCCTACCGCCCTTTCCTCCCAGCGCCTCACGGGCACTCCCCTCTTCGATACGCAAGGCCAGCAGCTTTACATTTTGCTCGCCTTAGAGCCTGCGGCAGCATCCTTTAGTTTGCCCGATGCGCCCACCGACAGCGCTTCTTCTCTGTCGGAACTGCAGCTGCAACTCGACTCCACCAACCTGACGCTGAAGCAAGCCCTGACCAATGTGGACATACAGCGCAAGCGCCTCCACACCTTATTCATGCAGGCACCGGCTGCTATTGCCAGTTTGCTAGGGCCCGAGCATGTGCTGGAACTAGTTAATCCAGGCTTTCAACAACTAGTAGGAGCACGGCCTTTGCTTGGCAAAACCATTCGGGAGGGAATACCGGAGTTGCAAGGCCAAAGTTTCTTCGAGCTGCTCGATACTGTCTACAACACCGGTGAAACCTATTACGGGCGGGAAAAGCAAGCCTATATCGACCGGGACAACACCGGACAGCCTGCACCCTATTACTTCAATTTCATTTATCAAGCTATCCGCAACGCCGCGGACCAAGTGGAAGGAGTGCTCGTGTTTGCCTATGATGTAACCGAGCAGGTATTGGCGCGCGAGCAGCTAAAACAGAGTGAGTTGGAACTGCAAACCGTTAATGAGGAACTAGCCACTACCAACGAGGAACTGGCTACCACCAACGAAGAACTGTACGCTTCCAACGAAGAGTATCTGGCCAGCAACACCGAGCTTTCCAGCACCCAGCAGGAACTACGCATTCTCAATCAGGAACTGGAGTTGCGGGTAAAGCAACGAACTCAGGAGTTGGAATTGGCGCAGCAAGAAGCTGAGCGTCAACGAGCGCGGCTGGAACGCTTTTTCATGCAGGCACCGGCCGCCATCTGCGTGCTGGAAGGCCCCAACTTTGTGTTCGACTTAGTTAATCCGATTTATCAGCAGCTGTTCCCGCACCGGCGGTTGCTGGGCCAGCCCCTGGAAATAGCTTTGGCTGAATTGGCCGATCATACGGCCATGCACACGCTACGCCAAGTCTACAAAACCGGTATAACCCACGAAGAAAGAGAACTGCCCTTCACGGTATTGCCTAAGAATGGCGGCCCGCTGAAAACAGTGTACTTCAATTATATCCAGCAGGCCCGCCACAACGTCGAGGGGGTCATCGATGGTATATTGGTGTTTGCTTACGAAGTGACCGAGCAGGTGCAAGCCCGGCAGAAAGAAGCGCAAAGCATACGCGCGCTCGAAACCCTAACCAATACCATTCCGCACCTGGTATGGGCGAGTACGGCAACGGGCGAAACCGATTATTTCAACCAGCAATGGCATACCTACACGGGTAGCACGCTCGAAGAAGTTAAAGGCACAGGCTGGCAACAATTCATTCACCCCGACGACTTGCCCGCTGTGCAAGAGCAATGGGCGTTTGCGCTGCAAAGTGGTAAACCCTACCAGATAGAAGCCCGGCTGCGCAGCGCGGTAGGCATCTACCGCTGGTTTCTAATACGCGCTACCCCATCGCGCAACGAACAGGGCGTAATAACCAAGTGGTACGGCGCCGACACC contains:
- a CDS encoding PAS domain-containing sensor histidine kinase is translated as MSIVSSSPDYQLVFRSLPGNYLLLNPDDTVVECSAGFALVAGRPPATLVGQGVAAVWPNAPDLVKPLADMLAQVRRTSQPDSIFFPSAGPPTALSSQRLTGTPLFDTQGQQLYILLALEPAAASFSLPDAPTDSASSLSELQLQLDSTNLTLKQALTNVDIQRKRLHTLFMQAPAAIASLLGPEHVLELVNPGFQQLVGARPLLGKTIREGIPELQGQSFFELLDTVYNTGETYYGREKQAYIDRDNTGQPAPYYFNFIYQAIRNAADQVEGVLVFAYDVTEQVLAREQLKQSELELQTVNEELATTNEELATTNEELYASNEEYLASNTELSSTQQELRILNQELELRVKQRTQELELAQQEAERQRARLERFFMQAPAAICVLEGPNFVFDLVNPIYQQLFPHRRLLGQPLEIALAELADHTAMHTLRQVYKTGITHEERELPFTVLPKNGGPLKTVYFNYIQQARHNVEGVIDGILVFAYEVTEQVQARQKEAQSIRALETLTNTIPHLVWASTATGETDYFNQQWHTYTGSTLEEVKGTGWQQFIHPDDLPAVQEQWAFALQSGKPYQIEARLRSAVGIYRWFLIRATPSRNEQGVITKWYGADTDIHDQKRLEQALLESEQYFRVMADRVPVVIWITRADGRCTYLNQQWYEYTGQTEAQALDFGWLDVVHPEEAAQARTVFNDANARQVPFNFVYRLKGKDGSYRWFADMSQPKFNSNGEYEGFVGTVVDIHERKMAEQALRLASQKLATTNKELRAANQQSEQVNAELALTNEQLTRINQDLDNFVYTASHDLRQPVNNLAGVFEELKRSATFHDPEAEQLVAMFEGALNQIHSTIQGLAEVVHVQRRNEETPLEPVALLPLTNGVIQSMQSQVDAAEAEFVLDFEAVPSVRFAQLNLQSILYNLLSNALKYAHPDRKPIVHVSSEMTADGTPVLVVQDNGLGLDMSRYGEDLFKMFRRFHDHVAGSGMGLYLVNRIVQQAGGHIEVDSTVGVGTTFRLYLKVPE
- a CDS encoding SMP-30/gluconolactonase/LRE family protein, which codes for MKYIFFLLLALIGQPVFAQSTETPLVEVAEFGRHQPIGLALSQRGRIFVTFPKRKTDYDYGLAEIVGGKRLPYPNAEWNQWDSLQATSRFVNVQALFVDQTDALWVLDPANPADEPALLAGIKLLKINLATNKVERSYRFEDLPRERSGLNDVQVDTRNQVAYLSDPKLAALVVLDLRTGKSRLQLQGHKSTAAAPGFVLRIDGKEVRDKADKPFSSNVNGIALTPDYKYLYYRAINQTKLYRIETEVLRNATLKPADVAARVEEVGETGISHGMIADAAGNVYLTDSPNHAIRRVTPAGRFETVARDPRLLWPDSFGLGPDGYLYVTAAQIERTPKWNNGQDRVQYPFRLYKMKLP